The genome window TTTAACCATATCAAGTTCTCCCTTGCTCTTCTCGTCCAATTCCTCTCACTTTTTATCTATTATTTGATCTACCCGAAAGTCTTCCCACTTCCTGGGCGGCAGGTGTCTGCATGGATGGTCAAAAAACGTTGACGACAACTCAAGTGTGAGATCATGAGCTCATCTCCACGGAGGCAAATATTATGGGCAGAAAAAGGAGCTGGTGTGATATGGTCTGTGTTGTTTTCACATCTGATGATTGgcattgtttttatttctagcaaaaataatttgatacTGCATTTCCTTTATCAGTATTTATCAGGTTATAACTCGGCTGATTtagaaaacatcaaaaatattttttaaaaactacagaaaaaataatttttgtatatttagGTGCAATACGGTTTTTTAGAAgatgtttttgaaagtttattagaagtttttgaaatagatGAGGCTTCAGGTGAATTTTACATTTACAGAAATACCCTTCAGCTTTCAGGCTTTATGCCTACCCTTAccgaatgttttgaaaaaagagagcgatgtttttgaaaaaatttgaactttcaacaTATAAGAAGAGAAGAATAAAGATGTCTCATGCGACATCAAATTTCACTTCTAAATCAAAGTTCTAGCCTTGGATAGACCCAAATATCAAAGTATCACCCTATCACTtcctcttttttgtttctcctaAAGGCCACCTACGTCGTCCGATGCCTCAACATGTTTGTTTTGGCCTCCGGGTGATGCTTCTTAACAGCATTAAAATCGCCTTATGAGCGATTTTTTACCAATCCTTCCGGCATCATCTACCCATTCTCTTTGTCGGTTTTTCTTGCGATCCCACGTGGTTATACCACTTTCTTTTGTTCGAAAACCACGTGTAAACATATCAAGAACACCAAGATAGGGGTGGAGCCATGTACATTGTCTAGtggtattttatttcaatgaaaattcttttccacattttctagATTAGCCGGTGGTGGCAGAATAAATATGATATCCCTATGACTAGAGGACAAAATATATTCCTCATTCTCCGGAAAATGCCGatgcaaaaaagaaacaataagGTCTTGTCTCTTTCGTATTCCTCTTCCTCGATTAGTGCAAATAAATAGTCTATGTGTGTGTATTGCTGCCATTCCGTTTCATCAATTtgcaatataaatttttttaaaacttttcacacttttattctacttttaaatattatatctttctaattttttgcaacgaattttttaccaattttctttTGCTCCAATTATCTACATATTGAGCAGTAGGGGCTAGAAACCTgttcggaaaaatttaaaaccgaaaattaataattaatgtAGAAATATAttagaaaagtattttttgaaaagaaaattttatttttgttgaaaattttgtataaaccAAAAAACTGTCTGAAAGGTGTCAGTAACCAATTTTTTCGGTGACTGAAAACTTTCAgtcacattttcagatcatatttgagattttctacagattttattatttcaaaatcgatcaaatattttttatacatCTTCactcttattttttaattaaaaatttgatagtcGATCCGAAATATGcagttttgtagattttccTCGAAGTTTTGAGCTTTTGGCTATGGAATCACtattaatttgattttaattgtgGTAACTACGGTTATCtagaaacaattttcgaatcCTTAATTCCAAAGAGTTCTTTCACCAAgcctattaaaatttttgcaatctACACTTCTAACAATATtcgtttcacaaaatttctcTCCACAGTTACTGTTGTTACAGACTCTACATCTATTAATATAATGCGGTCACTCTACATCATCAGCCTGACAATCCTCGACATAGTACTTTGCATGGCTCCAATGCCTCATATTGATTGGTGTCTTTATTGGAGATATTTCAATAAGGATCAATTTAGGCCCGAATGTAACGGAGTGTACCGTCTGAGGTTTGCGAAACATAAAGGtgaggaaaaaagtttttattaactttttaaagaaaattgataatcaaTTCTTTCATTCATTCTTCTCATTCAGCATAATTCCTAATTCCAGCTCACGATCATCGACCCCGAGTAACCCCTCAACTATCAAGTGTCCCATGGACACCAGCAGCACCAGTTCCAAGATTCAACTCTTTTGTCAATACGAACTCTATAATCATAAGCAATGAAAATGGATTTGGTAAGAGTTGAAAGTTAAATTAAAGCCAGAATGAAATTTCTAAGTTGCCATCTTAAAATCAAATGTTAATGCATTTCAGGAGAGTGTCGACCGCATCATACAAATTGCCAGCAATCCGGACAATGTTCATCAAATCA of Caenorhabditis elegans chromosome II contains these proteins:
- the R05H5.7 gene encoding WAP domain-containing protein (Confirmed by transcript evidence), translated to MRSLYIISLTILDIVLCMAPMPHIDWCLYWRYFNKDQFRPECNGVYRLRFAKHKAHDHRPRVTPQLSSVPWTPAAPVPRFNSFVNTNSIIISNENGFGECRPHHTNCQQSGQCSSNQLCIDSNGYCCGNKKIITECPSPSSLVAHCAFRRRQVNWCESDSECAPHLAPRQNRFFFNDATVLDSIQKSPSLCCPTQCGYNVCVR